In Pyrus communis chromosome 11, drPyrComm1.1, whole genome shotgun sequence, the sequence AAAGAAGAAATCAAGGAAAAAGACTTGACTGCTGAACATTTCATCAAAAGATAGGTAAAGAAATTTGACTAAACCTACAATAAAACATCAAATCAATCAACAATGCCGAATAAgaaatcaaataaatcatcaCGGAAGGAGAAATCAAGGAATAAGACTTGGCTGCTGAACATTTGACCAGCAAAGCAGCGTCCGAAATCAAGACCAATGCCCATGAATACAAAACCTACAGTAAAGCATCAAATCAATCAACAAGACCAATGCTCCTTCTATTTATAGTCTCACGTAGGTAATGAAATTTGACTAAAGAAACTTTATAGTTTCAGAAATGATTGAATGATTGATTAAAATGATTGATTTGATGGTAGATAATCTCAGGAttacttctatcgattttcaaGTTTAGGaacaaagtgatgagttatgtcaatttcaaagaccattttgcTAAAAATCCTTATGTTTTTAGGTTGACAGAAGAAAATAACTTATATtatagggttttagggttttagggtttatagAAAAAGTACCAAAAAAGGATGCAGCATTAGATCCAAAACTAACCAAAATAGGTCAAAAAATaagatacaaaatatataagaaaCTAATCTAAAATATGGGCTCGAAAAACTTCCAATACAACCGTACAATCACGTGTTTCGTCTTATTTGACATATAAATGTCTTTTTAACCTCAATATTACATCTCACCCACTAACTCGTGCCCCTCACCTTTTGTATCTGATACTCTCTCCTTTTTTTAAGGCTGGTCCATAACCCTAAATGTCTCATCATTCGCTCCTGTCTTGTAAAAACCCTTGAACTTCAAGCGACCTTCGTCTCGCTTGGAAAACCGGCATAaattttagtttcaattttGTTATCCTTGGAGCCTACAAAGTTATTGTACTTTTTATGCAATGATGTAGGGTGCATATCACTTGACGCCTAGGTTTGGAAACGAAGAATTTGGGATATACAGCATTTTCTATAGCTAAAATTAGTGATAATCTACTATTAACTGAAGAAGTAATAACAAGTCTTACCTGATAGTCTTACCTGATAATCTAAAATTATGGCCGAATAACTCGATGGATCAATTCAATTGTGTTCTTGCTGATCAGAGTGTTGGCCGGAAATTGTTGAGAAATAGGCGATCTAGCGAGCAAGCTGCCTTCTGCCCGGTACTTGAATTTATGCCCGAAAACTCTAGGATCATATGATACAACACTAGAAACATAAATGTCTAGCAATCAAGTTATGGGAAGTAACAAATTAAGTTACCAAATCCAAATTCCTTGCTTTCAATCTACATTCACATTTCCAAATGAAAACCTGTTCATATAGTGCACAAAAAGATTTCACCACAAAAGCCGCTTTAATCTACAATGGAAGCCGAGATCTTTGTATGGCTTGCGATGTTCACAGCATAGAAAAGGAAAGACGAGTCTAACGCTTTGAAAACTGAGGGGCTTTGCGAGCTTTCTTGAGACCAGGCTTCTTCCTTTCAACTACTCTGGCGTCTCTGGTCAGCAGCCCTTCCTTTCTGAGAGGTCTTCTATGGTCTTCGCTGACCTTTAGCAAAGCTCGAGCAATGCCAAGGGATATCGCCTGCGCCTGACCAGAAAGGCCACCACCATGAGCCTTGACAAACACATCGTACCCACTTTCGTATCCTAAAGTAACCAACGGTACTCTTATGTACTGTAGCCACAACGGGTTGCCTTGCAGATATTCCTACACAACGTTATAATACAGAATCATAAGGGTTTCGTTAACATTGTCTACGAACAAACAAAATCCCCTAACAAGTAACTTTGGTGCCTGTACTCCAACTACTGCTATACTTGTTACATAATCATGATATTCACAACAGATGAGACAATTATTTGTAGACCATGAGATGCAAAAAAGAAAGCATTGTTCAAGGAATTGCTGATACTGAAAGCTGTAAAGGACTCGGACCACAAGAAATATCACAGCAGTCGCCAACCACGAACGAAACCTAACACAAATCATCGCATTCCACTCAGAGTTGCATCCAGAAACAGATAACAGATCAAAAAACAAGATTAGACGAACGAATTAACCACTACCCAAACCTTTCCATCATAAACATAATCCCCAAAGAAGAATGCTTGAATTCAATACATAAAAATCATTGGGCAGTTTGAGCATAAAACGAAAAGAACAGAACAGaacaaacaaagcaaaacataaagaacaaagaacATCGTAGCAGATAAATAAAGGGCCATCCCCCACAACCGCATCTGCTATCGTAATGTTGTTAGGGGGTTTTGTCCAATGTGGGATAGTCGCAGGAGGTGAATAGCCCGCAGCATTCTTCCGGCATTGAAGAATTTCTGAACGTTGTTCATCTTACAACATTTATATTACTTGTGTCTAGACTTAGCAACAAACAATGTAAAAAGTACAAAAGCAAACATCTTTGGCTGCCCAAAGAAGCAAACTTTGGGCATGAAATTGCTTAATCGCAGAGATATCAGCTTAACTATACATTATTCATAAATCAACTACGctaaaatcatttttattttttaaaaaagaaactcGATTTCAGTCGCTGACAAATCGGTAAAATTGGATGAGCATGGAAGCCCCAATTGGAAACCCCAAACTACATGTGTTAACAGAGAGAGATACAGAGAGagatagggagagagagagaggagaccTTGGCGTCGCGATAGTTGATGATAACTTTTCCGCTGCCCTCCTGGAGTACAACACGAGCAATCGCACATTTCCGACGACCGGTGCCGATGATTGTCTGAGCCGCAAACCCGCCGGGAAGCCTCGATTTCACGTATTTCTTGAGGTTTTCAGTCTCCACCACTTCCGTTGGAGGAGCTGCCGCGACGGAAGCCACCACCAGACGAGGGGCATGTGTGGGGGCTCCGCACACGTGCGAAACAGACACTGATTTGGAGCCGGGAAACGACACAATGCTGGGTTTCTGAGCTACGTGGGAGGAAAACGAGAGAGAGGATAAGGACGACGTGAGAGCCGTTATCGAAACCGCCATTTTTGCCCTAACGTTTCACACCACTGAGCCTGCTACTGGTGGGAAGATGAAGGGGATAACGTTTGTAGTTCGAGATGGGAGGATTAAGGGGATAACGTCTGCAATTGTTATTATTTCGTAAAATTGCACGAATGGCACCCATATTATTGGGCATTCGAATTCCCACCCCAAATAAAATATGATTAATGTCATGTCACTCGTATTGACATTAAGGATTTATATCAACTTTGCCCCCATGAGTTTTTTAGGTTAGTTCACTTTGGTTCTATTTAAGTCATGCTGTTAAATATTCTAAactattctaatttaaaaataaaaaaataaaaaaattaaaaaaaattcaaacttaagtgTTAAGGGACAAATTCGATGGGAACACGGTCCTTGACTAATTGGCCTAATCGACATCTGtgtagaaaaattaattttcttggAAGGGAATTGAAACCTGTGAGATCCTCTATCACTGGTTATTCAACCATGCTATGTAAGTATTTTAGTCCAACTAGTTCTAAAGTAAGTTCGTAAAGCTCACTCATTTGAAAGATAAGTTTTGGAAGTCTAAAAAGCGCTCATAATGTTattaaaagcgcttttagttGTCAGAAAACACTTTTAACTATGCCATAAGCAGTTTCAAATTGGTCCACTAGGGATAGATTTAGACGTCCTTGCTAGTTACTATTTGAAATTGTTCTAAATTTTTTGTTACTATAGTGAAACTTTGGGTTGTGTGGCGTGTGTCACATCGGTAACCTAATAGATCTAGCATATGTAAGTGATTATCGAAGCCTCGCCAATACGTGTTACACAAACGACGCATCTAACAAACAAGTAAGCGCATAGAGAGCGGGTTCCTTGGGGATTAGTGGCTAGTCCTCTTGACAGTTGAAACCTCCATAATTAGTAATAGGAAATGCAACACTTAAGTTCTGTTTCTATGGTCATCTTTCAAAAACGTTCACTTATAGCAGGAACCATGTTGAAAAACCAGGAGATTCAGTTGGCATCAAACATGCCCACCTTGAAAACTGCAGACTTTGTGTGGGCATGTGTTGGTAATAAAACCAATcacaaaatcatgttttaatcgATGTTAAGAAGAAACAGCCACCCAGCTCAGTGATCTATGTTGCATTTGGCAGCTTTACAATTTTGAATCCACCAATTCAAAGAAATGGTTCTGGCTCTTGAATAATCCGAGAGGCCATTCCTCTGCATTGTGAGGCCAGATTTCACTGACAGGGCAAGTACTCCCTACCCGGAAGGATATCAAGAGCGAGTAGGCTCTCGCGGTCGGATGGTTGGTTGGGCGCCTTAACAGAAGGTTCTGGCTCATCCTTCGATTGCTTGCTTCCTAAACCACTGTGGTTGGAACACTACTCTAGAAGGCCTAAGCAATGGGGTTCCTTCCTTGTGCTGGCCATACTTTGCAGACCAGTTCGCTAATGAAAGctacatttgtgatgtttgGAAAACCGGCATCGTCAGGAAGGAGAAATCAAGAACAAGATCTTCAAGAATTTTGTTGAATGGATGCAATCATAGGCGTGCAAGTGGAAGAGGTAAAGAAGAGAATGTGCTGATCATCTGGTTTTTAAGAATTAATATAAGACTAGTGGCTTAGTTGATACAGTGATACAATACTATTTGCACCAAATTGCTCAATGTTCACATCTCTCACATAAATGAAATCTATTTAAATCTCAATTATTTCCGTCAATCGTGATCCGAAAATTTAATCTCCACACATTAAAATTCTACAATATTACATAATGAACAGTTCAAGATATATATACTTGTATTTgaaattatttatataattaggGTTTATAGGTCGGACTGGCATGGCTAATAGGATGAAGATGAATCAAATTAAAGAGTGTTGATCTTACTGATTGATAAACATTTGTACGATGTATAATTTCCGATCTTATATGTAACCAATCGAAATGACTCCTTGATTCGACTTTCGTGTGTCATTCAACTACAGTGATGGCCAACAAGGGTATCCAACTAGAGGGCAAACGCATTTACGAACCGGCAAAAAGCATACTTTTATTGGAGCTATtcggaaggaaaaaaaaaaagaggagcaATATTTTCTCCCAGCTTCAATGTATAGACAAATGGTAGCTGATGAAGATGTGACAAAGATGATTGTTTGCATCTAGTCATGGTTGTGGAGGTTGGACCCtttttgaaatgaaagatcatGGAAGTATCATCCTTCTTGTTTTAAGTGAAGTAAGaacaacaccaacaacaacaaaaccttaTCATACTAAGTGAGCTGTATTTATCGTAGAACGTCACTGCGCTCAATTTTGCACATTTTTGCAAGATATAATTCTTAAATGCAAACATTAGCTAGTACTAAAGCTAGCTTTAATAGAAGATGTACGCTTCCCAACAAGAGTAATGCTACAATTAGTCGGCCACATTTAGTTGTTGTCAGTTGTCAATAAAGTGAATCTCATAACGTAATGACAATTGACCTTATCCTCACGCACGTAGACCCTCACTATTTCAACAATTGTCGCAATTAGGTTAAGAATCTACAAAGACTTAGGgcaaaaattactaaaatttgGTCAACTAATTGCTAccaaaaaagcaaacaaatgaACAAATATTAAAAGCGAGCTCTGAACTCCATGTTACCAaatttatcgaaaagcaaccgAAATTAGATTCACCAATATAATGAAGCCTGTGACATGGTTGATCAATTTTTCCCTTAACCAGCAAAAACAGCACAGCACGCTGAGTTGCTGTGGACCTCTGCTCATGCTTTTGCACATGGTTTCCTTTTACAAGCTTAACACACAAAATTACACATAGCAGAAAGAACGTTAAGTAACATACAGATTTACTTACCACATGACACATCCAAACTGGCAAAGATGACATTACTATCGTCTGAAGTGTTATCGATCAACTCATGTTACACCATGTGTATTTATTTAGCAAATTTGCACTCTAAGTCCATAATATATTAGTTTTACCATTCACCCATATAATAGTACTTCAATTAGTAACACCATGTAGTAATTAATACAACCGCCACACCTAAAAAATTACATAGCACACGAGGCATCCAAACCAGCAAAGATGAAATTCGTCGGTGTGAATATTGTACATTAATGTTGGTAATCAATCTAGTCATGTTATATCACATCCCTATATTTAATAACATTATATTCCAATGGATTAAAGTAGTTGACTAGAGCAGTGTGTTCAACCCCTtgcatcaaaattcaaattctcgttggaatatgatttttttttttttataccaaacCAAAAGAAGTTAGAAAATATCAACTTAATCATCAATTCATACTATAATATATAAACTAGCAACATCTCTCGTGTCAGTGTGACCGCCACACCTTGAAATTTTTCCCAGGCAAAGACCCCTCAAATTTGGCTTTTGCACATGGGATTCTTGACTGTGCTGAGAAATAAAAACTTGCCACTATCATCACAAACACTGCATGCCACAAGGGGCACTGCTGTCAATTTCATGGAGTTATTATGTGAAATATCTATCACATTCAAATTTGCTACACGCACCCATCCATCCCCATTCCTATAATTTCTAGTGTAGTATCTCTGCAATGACtgtcaccaccatcaccaccaaccCATACTCTCTTCCCACAGTTAATACTGACACATGGCTTTCAAGGCTTTCCTGTGAAAATGCCATGCCATTCACTCATGCATTTCTTGGATTTATATGTGCATACATAGATTCATCATATATATTGCTCTTTTGTGATGAAAAGGTAAAACTACGTACGATAAACATTTTTTACTCTTGATTCTCGTAAAACGGGAGCCTTGTTGGCTTAGAgtcttccttttttttgttcttttctctGCAATGCATGTCCGTGTGGTTAGAAAATGATGTGTGTGCAGTGTGTGCCTGCAAGAGAGACATATATGGAGAGAGCCAGAAGGGATGTCTAGCTCTTGGGTGCCAAACAATTCCTGCAgtttttgtttatgcattttaaCTCAGACATAAAAGCAAAAACCCAGAAATAAAATATGATTAATATTCAAATTCAACCAATTTCAAGCAAAAATATTTCAAGTAGAAGGAAAATGAtgataaaaagggaaaaattataaaactttCAGTCTTATTTAAGATAAAAATTACCTAAGCTAAGCTGTTTTTTAACGAgcgatattttaaactactctaatcAATAAGAAGAGAGATCTAAAGATCGAACTCGTTGCTACAAGTAACACATTTTGCCACAAAAGATCTGGCAAAAAAAAATAGCTATTAATAATTTAGTTGAGCCTCCTTTGGTGGATGATCTTCAACCAAACAAAGCATGCAACATCTAAACTtccaaacaaaaattaagagaaaaataaaaggaaaataaaaaaacgcaAAAAACccatccttttcttcttcttcttcttgttttccaTTGACAAATTAAAAGATATGGAACGACTATAATGCAGCAGCAGCATTTTCCTTCTCACTAGATCCATAAAACTCGACGAGTCTCTGCAAAATCACGACCTGGGTCCGCAGCAGGACGATGTAATCCGCCGTTTCCTGGAACAATTCGTCGGCTTTTAGCGTTTTCCCGACGTGGGTCGGATTAACGAGGCTCTTCAGGGTCTCCAGCTTGGCGGAGACGGCCTTCAAACACCTCCGTTTGCGGCCGCCGTTGTTGAATTTTCTTACCGGAGCTCGACCCCTACTCgacacaagtcttcttctcgaagtggttcttcttcttcttccggcAAGGGTGGCTTTGAGGTAATTTCCAGGAGCCGAGCTCATTGTGTTTTTGTATGATGGAAAAACAGAGTCGCAGAGAGAatgtgaggaggaagaagaggcctTACGGGGTTTAAGTAATGGAGGGTTGGTAAATTGACACTCGGGTTGTTGGTTACTACGAAAGTGCcatttctggtttttttttcctttgtcgTTTAGCCATTTTCTTATGATTCTCGTAATTTTGATGATGTTTTAAACTACTCTAAATTATTAGTATTTGTGAATTTGAACTTGAGTGTAAGAAAACGGATACATTATCAGCTCACTAGCCTAATACACAGTAAGttcttaagttcgatttttgCCAAAGCCGaaattaaaccacattattatggcaaaCCCATTTTAAGATTTAATCCACTCTCTCGCCCCTTTAGTGCAGATTCTATCGTTTGTTCAGAAAATACACGATAAGTTCTTGTGTCGAACAATCCATTAGAACTCAATCCAAGGAAATGGGTATATTTTTTAACTATCGTAACACACAAGAAATTTTTCTGTCCAACAAGAAGATCAAGTTGAATATTCGACACACTGCCTCACGAGAGATTAAACTCTTGCAGAAAGTGTGAGTCGTAAAGTCCACTCCTTAGACATGTTTGGAAGTTTACTTTTTTTGTTTACTAGTTTTATTTTGATTCTCTCTATTTTGGCCTTTGGCTTTGATGCATTTGGTAAAAGGTTGTGCCTTCTTCTATTTATTGAGctataattgaaagaaaaataatcatGCGAGGAGCAAAGGACAGAAGGAAAATGGCAAAATGCAGATCTTTCCAATGAGGAGAGAAAGGGGGTGTTTTTGTAATTCCACCTTCAAGGAGTTGGCATCTCAATCAAAAGGAGAAAGCGGGAACACGGCACAACTTGCTAGCCACAAGGCAGAAAGGCTGCCCATCTGTAACGGCACATGCGAGGTCCAGGACCGTACAAAACCCTCGTTCCGAAAATACCCCTCaagtttgtttctttgatttttgtgtttgataGTTGAGAAGCATTAACCTCTAATCAAAGTGTTCTTGTCTTTTAGACCAAAAAATACTGAAAATTGGTGCAAGTTTTACTCGGGTGAACAACGCGTGTGAGTAGCTGTACATAATAAACTTTGTCCACTGTAAGTAAATAGTCAGTACAAATATTCGAAGCAAACCAATTCATTAGGATTGGATCGAAAAATACTTAGTTCAATGCATCAGATGGAAGAAACTGTCATGTTAGACAACCAAAGCAACAAAGGACAAATACGATACTATACCAAAGTCCAATGGAACAAGTTATAGAAAATAGTGTATCGGGTGATCTAGAAGGTATAGCAAGACAACAAATtaactttctcttcttctctctactCTTCACATTATTAGAAGACAAAGCTTGTCTTTTTATTAAGGTGAAGAAAGTAATTGGGTTGTTTAGTTGACAATGAAGCTAATCAAGGGGTAAAATGGACATTTGGGGCATAAATAAATGTTGGAGTGTAAGCTAGCTAGGGAGTTGTATTGGGGGTGGGAGTGAGGCTGCATGTGAAGGTGATATGGGCCAGCAAAGCCCCCATCTGAGGGCtgtgaaggagagagagagagagagagagagagagagagagagagagagagagagagagagagagagaggagagagagcacATGGGAAGCACATGCAGAAGAGGGAGTTTTGGAGGGTAGTTTGGGAGAGGGGGTAGGGCATGTGACAAATGAGAGACAGTGAGGCAGCATGAAATGTACAGCATGTTTTGCACATTCCCTGCATGGAACTGATCGAGTGGCAGCAAATGTAccttttctcctctctctccccctccccttttccttttggaaataataatataatatcacAATGTGATCCCTAAAACTATACAAATCAAAAAGTAATTTACAACAATACATCGAGTGCTAATGATGAATTtcatattaatgaaaaaaatgatttcaagTTTCTTCGTTCAAGTGAATCGATTTGACTTTAACTTACAATTCAATAAAGTCTTACCGAAATCGGGTttactaattaaattttattatacaAATGCATGTTTAGACTTGGTTTAATTTTCAATCAGGCATGTGTGACATGTGTGTAAGCAGTGCACATGATTATATCATTCCCAACTGTACCTTGTCAATTGTTTAAGATTATGaaagtaccattctcttcaatTTATTATGCTAAACAGAAGATCTTGTCTTCTCTTAGGTGGACTTTTGTTGAACTACCCACTGCAAACTTCCAACCAATATTTAACTTTATCTATTTAATGTGAAAACAATTGCCGTGTACTACAAGTTCAAAAGAACGGGTTCAAATTTTTATGAAGCTTCCCCAAATATCGAAGTTTAATCATTTTGTAGTTTATTTCTTCTAACAGATGAATCATAGTTTGATGGTTGaacgcaatttttttttttttgtgattttagtGAGTTGTAAGTAAGCAAAAAATCTTCGTTACATGTAAGTAGCCaagcaatctttcttccaaaATTATGTTTCACACCCTCTTCCATATAAACATAGACATAGAGGAGTAGACTTTGGGTTTGAAGTGAGTTGGTCCAACCGCACTaatggttcttttttttttcgtgttTTTGTGGGTTAATTATAAGAAACTTGAGAGAGTAAAAAGTTAACTTTGTTTTGGTCTTTTAAATTTGATGATCATCATGTGCTAATTACTTATAGGTCCAAATTAAGGATATGAACGGTCATTCTAggcttcatatatatatatatatgcgcgtATTTATGTgaggaaaatgtttttaaatttgATGATCATCATGTGCTAATTACTTATAGATCCAAATTAGTGATATGAATGGTCATTCTAggcttcatatatatatatatatatatatatatatgcacgtaTTTATGTGAGGAAAATGTTGCTCTTTTGTGATTTAAAGGTCATATGTTTGAGTCATAGAAATAAACTCTTTGCAAAATAAGGACAAGGCTGCGTAAGATAGACGTTCTCTCCCGACCCTCACAAAGCAGAAACCTTGTTGGCGTGAAGTCATCCCTTTTACTTGTCATTATGCTGATGATGAAAGGCATCTAATTgtttaaaattcaaatccaattaTATCGGGAGAGAGATAGAGATTTAGATGTGATGTAACATCTTTTTTCTGGTTCATGATCGGCTGCACTTTTCTGTATAGAGAGGACAGGTGAGTGAGTACTACTGCTCATGAACTAGCTGagcagatatatatatatatatgcaatatCATGTGGAGCTAGGTTTAAGTTGTTGATCACtttattccttttgtttttgggtcGGCAGAGGCTGCCATAATCGAACATGGCTCACTCACTCAACGCTCTTTTGGTTGCAACCCCACTTGTTTTGTCTAGTCTCAACCAACTTTGCCCTACTATGCTTCATTGCCTTCTCCTTTTTCCTCATCctctctattttatttatttatttattttcccgCTTTTCCACTTCTTATATATATGCTCGACCCTCTTCAAGTATATGTAGATATATGCTCAAGTCAAATTAACCATTGTCGGCGCCTAATCCATAACCAACAAGTGAGGTTTTGATTGTTCTATGATACAATATAT encodes:
- the LOC137709242 gene encoding transcription factor UPBEAT1-like, whose protein sequence is MSSAPGNYLKATLAGRRRRTTSRRRLVSSRGRAPVRKFNNGGRKRRCLKAVSAKLETLKSLVNPTHVGKTLKADELFQETADYIVLLRTQVVILQRLVEFYGSSEKENAAAAL
- the LOC137707770 gene encoding small ribosomal subunit protein uS9c-like yields the protein MAVSITALTSSLSSLSFSSHVAQKPSIVSFPGSKSVSVSHVCGAPTHAPRLVVASVAAAPPTEVVETENLKKYVKSRLPGGFAAQTIIGTGRRKCAIARVVLQEGSGKVIINYRDAKEYLQGNPLWLQYIRVPLVTLGYESGYDVFVKAHGGGLSGQAQAISLGIARALLKVSEDHRRPLRKEGLLTRDARVVERKKPGLKKARKAPQFSKR